In Mycolicibacterium mucogenicum DSM 44124, the following are encoded in one genomic region:
- a CDS encoding cytochrome P450 yields MTNFDEVDYYTDQSLVADPHPYFDHLRSKCPVTRENHYGVVAVTGWEEANAVYKDADSFSACVAVTGPFTPLPFTPEGDDICAQLAEHRTAIPMFEHMITMDPPEHTRARSLLSRLLTPKRLKENEDFMWRLADRHIDEFIADGKCEFLASYARPFSLLVVADLLGVPEEDHEEFREAFGAERPGSRVGALDHEPLASNPLEWADEKVGQYLEDRRSHPRDDVLTSLATAKYEDGSTPEISDVVKTATFLFGAGQETTAKLLTAAMRFLGEQPELQQRLREDRSRIPNFVEECLRMESPVKTLHRLARKSTKVGDMDAPAGTIVMISPGAVNRDPRRFEQPHEFQLDRKNVREHLAFSRGVHSCPGAPLARVEGRVSLERILDRLGDIQLDETAHGADGDRHYNYEPTFVLRGVTDLHINFTPLAARA; encoded by the coding sequence ATGACGAACTTCGACGAGGTCGACTACTACACCGACCAGTCACTCGTAGCCGACCCGCACCCGTACTTCGATCACCTGCGCAGCAAGTGTCCGGTGACGCGGGAGAACCACTACGGTGTCGTGGCCGTCACCGGCTGGGAAGAGGCCAACGCGGTCTACAAGGACGCCGACTCGTTCTCCGCATGCGTGGCGGTGACCGGGCCGTTCACCCCGCTGCCGTTCACGCCCGAAGGCGACGACATCTGCGCCCAGCTCGCCGAGCATCGCACCGCCATCCCGATGTTCGAGCACATGATCACCATGGATCCGCCGGAGCACACGCGCGCCCGCTCGCTGCTGTCCCGGCTCCTGACGCCCAAGCGCCTCAAGGAGAACGAGGACTTCATGTGGCGGCTCGCCGACCGCCACATCGACGAGTTCATCGCCGACGGCAAGTGCGAGTTTCTGGCCTCCTATGCGCGGCCGTTCTCGCTGCTCGTCGTCGCCGATCTCCTCGGCGTCCCCGAAGAGGACCACGAGGAGTTCCGTGAGGCGTTCGGCGCCGAGCGCCCCGGCAGTCGTGTCGGCGCGCTCGACCACGAACCGCTGGCGTCGAACCCGCTGGAATGGGCCGACGAGAAGGTCGGTCAGTACCTCGAAGACCGGCGCAGCCATCCGCGCGACGACGTGCTGACCTCCCTTGCCACGGCGAAGTACGAGGACGGATCCACTCCGGAGATCAGCGACGTCGTCAAGACCGCGACGTTCCTCTTCGGCGCCGGACAGGAGACGACGGCCAAGCTGCTCACCGCCGCGATGCGCTTCCTCGGCGAGCAGCCCGAGTTGCAGCAGCGGCTGCGCGAGGACCGCAGCCGGATTCCGAACTTCGTCGAGGAATGCCTGCGCATGGAAAGCCCGGTCAAGACATTGCACCGGTTGGCGCGCAAGTCGACGAAGGTCGGCGACATGGACGCCCCGGCCGGCACCATCGTCATGATCAGCCCGGGCGCGGTCAACCGTGATCCGCGCCGGTTCGAGCAGCCGCACGAATTCCAGTTGGACCGCAAGAACGTTCGCGAACACCTGGCCTTCAGCCGCGGCGTGCACTCGTGCCCTGGTGCCCCACTGGCCCGCGTCGAAGGCCGGGTGTCACTGGAGCGGATCCTGGACCGCCTGGGTGACATCCAGCTCGACGAGACCGCGCACGGCGCCGACGGCGACCGGCACTACAACTACGAGCCGACGTTCGTCCTGCGCGGCGTCACCGATCTGCACATCAACTTCACCCCACTGGCCGCCAGGGCCTGA
- a CDS encoding CaiB/BaiF CoA transferase family protein, which yields MGPLDGVRVLEVAMYGFVPSGGAVLGEWGADVIKVEHAVTGDPQRGLRQTGVLRVEGDPNPNIEHANRGKRSIGLDMSVPEGREVLLELARRADVFLTSFLPGHRRKFGIDVDDIRAVNPAIIYARGSALGPRGAEAEKGGYDMTAFWCRAGTAATITPPGTPGMIGPPGPAYGDTISGTNLAGGIAAALFKRERTGEPSIVDVSLLGSGLWSMGHTIALTSHLGQLMQAPPPGVHGSPINPLVGLYETADGHIISLVMMQPTKFWADVCRHMELDQYIDDPRFATAQDIASNTTAAVEILSKAMATKTLAEWRERFATLSGPWAPVQDTLQAADDAQVRANDYLVQAGELELVANPVQFDVAPPQTGPAPAFAEQTEEILLELGMDWDRIIELKSAGAVT from the coding sequence ATGGGGCCCTTGGATGGTGTCCGAGTCCTGGAGGTCGCGATGTACGGCTTCGTGCCGTCCGGTGGCGCGGTGCTCGGTGAGTGGGGTGCCGACGTGATCAAGGTCGAGCATGCTGTGACGGGCGACCCGCAGCGCGGCCTGCGCCAGACCGGCGTGTTGCGCGTCGAGGGCGACCCCAATCCCAACATCGAGCACGCCAACCGCGGTAAGCGGAGCATCGGGCTCGATATGTCGGTCCCGGAGGGGCGCGAGGTCCTGCTGGAACTGGCGCGCCGCGCCGATGTCTTCCTGACGAGTTTCCTGCCCGGTCATCGCCGGAAGTTCGGCATCGACGTCGACGACATCCGGGCCGTCAACCCGGCGATCATCTACGCGCGCGGTAGCGCGCTCGGCCCACGCGGGGCGGAGGCCGAAAAGGGCGGCTACGACATGACGGCATTCTGGTGCCGGGCCGGTACTGCCGCGACCATCACGCCGCCGGGCACGCCGGGCATGATCGGGCCGCCGGGACCGGCCTACGGCGACACCATTTCCGGCACCAATCTGGCCGGCGGCATCGCGGCCGCACTGTTCAAGCGTGAGCGCACCGGTGAGCCGTCGATCGTCGACGTCTCGCTGCTGGGCAGCGGGCTGTGGTCGATGGGTCACACCATCGCATTGACGTCCCACCTCGGCCAGTTGATGCAGGCGCCGCCCCCGGGGGTGCACGGTTCGCCCATCAATCCTCTTGTGGGCCTTTATGAAACGGCTGACGGTCACATCATCTCGCTGGTCATGATGCAGCCGACGAAGTTCTGGGCCGACGTGTGCCGGCACATGGAACTGGATCAGTACATCGACGATCCGCGCTTCGCGACGGCGCAGGACATCGCGTCCAACACCACGGCGGCCGTGGAGATTCTGAGCAAGGCGATGGCGACCAAGACGCTGGCGGAGTGGCGAGAGCGATTCGCCACCCTCTCCGGCCCGTGGGCCCCGGTCCAGGACACGCTGCAGGCTGCCGACGACGCGCAGGTCCGGGCGAACGACTACCTGGTGCAGGCGGGCGAGCTCGAATTGGTCGCCAACCCAGTGCAATTCGACGTGGCCCCGCCGCAGACCGGGCCGGCGCCCGCTTTTGCCGAGCAGACCGAGGAGATCCTGCTGGAACTCGGGATGGACTGGGACCGGATCATCGAGCTCAAGTCGGCCGGGGCGGTCACCTAG
- a CDS encoding SDR family NAD(P)-dependent oxidoreductase: protein MKNAVVTGGGSGIGRAIVARLRADGLNVATLDLNPSDDDDFGFTADVTDRTQVDAALDGIRAKLGPITVLVNSAGLEKFKRFTDLEFADWQRVIDVNLNGVFHCIQAVLPDMLDAGWGRIVNISSSSTHSGQPYMSPYVAAKSAVNGLTKSLALEYGPAGITVNAVPPGFIDTPMLRKSEERGYLRVQQSIDATPVRRIGRPEDIAAACAFLISEEAGYITGQILGVNGGRNT from the coding sequence GTGAAGAATGCCGTCGTTACCGGAGGTGGGTCCGGCATCGGTCGCGCCATCGTGGCACGCCTGCGGGCCGATGGCCTGAACGTCGCGACCCTTGATCTCAACCCGTCGGACGACGACGACTTCGGCTTCACGGCCGATGTCACCGACCGCACTCAGGTCGATGCCGCGCTCGACGGCATCCGCGCGAAGCTCGGGCCGATCACCGTGCTGGTCAATTCCGCCGGGCTCGAGAAGTTCAAGCGGTTCACCGACCTCGAATTCGCGGACTGGCAGCGCGTCATCGACGTCAACCTCAACGGTGTCTTCCACTGCATCCAGGCGGTGCTGCCGGACATGCTGGACGCGGGCTGGGGTCGCATCGTCAACATCTCGTCGTCGAGCACCCACTCCGGGCAGCCGTACATGTCGCCGTACGTCGCCGCCAAGTCGGCCGTCAACGGACTGACGAAATCGCTTGCGCTGGAGTACGGGCCCGCGGGCATCACGGTGAACGCGGTCCCGCCCGGTTTCATCGACACTCCCATGCTGCGCAAGTCCGAGGAGCGCGGATACCTCAGGGTCCAGCAGAGCATCGACGCGACACCGGTGCGGCGCATCGGCCGCCCCGAGGACATCGCGGCCGCATGTGCGTTCTTGATCTCAGAAGAAGCCGGTTACATCACCGGGCAGATCCTTGGCGTCAACGGCGGACGAAACACCTAG
- a CDS encoding mycofactocin-coupled SDR family oxidoreductase, giving the protein MGRVAGKVAFITGAARGQGRSHAVRLAEEGADIIAVDLCEDIESIGYPMATPEDLDETRNLVEKTGQRIVTAHADVREVTQLRTALEAGLSEFGKVDIVLAQAGVAGMKSDIPLQAWIDTINTNLIGTINAIQVCLPHLREGAAIVATGSTAALMDTHLKMDPGNDIGGFAYMTSKRLLSQYAHDLATELSPRGIRLNVVHPTNVNTAMLQSPPMYKSFRPDLPNPTREDAEPVFGVQQAMKVNFVEPEDISNAILWLVSDEARYITGTQLRVDAGGYLKWYDYHV; this is encoded by the coding sequence GTGGGACGGGTAGCGGGCAAGGTCGCCTTCATCACCGGCGCGGCACGCGGCCAGGGCCGCAGCCACGCAGTCCGGCTGGCCGAAGAGGGCGCCGACATCATCGCCGTCGACCTGTGTGAAGACATCGAGTCCATCGGATACCCGATGGCCACGCCCGAGGATCTCGACGAGACCAGGAACCTCGTGGAGAAGACCGGTCAGCGCATCGTCACCGCCCATGCCGACGTCCGCGAGGTGACGCAGCTGCGGACGGCGCTCGAGGCCGGCCTGTCCGAGTTCGGCAAGGTCGACATCGTCCTCGCGCAGGCGGGCGTCGCGGGCATGAAAAGCGATATCCCGCTGCAGGCCTGGATCGACACCATCAACACCAACCTGATCGGCACCATCAACGCCATCCAGGTGTGTCTGCCCCATCTGCGGGAGGGCGCCGCGATCGTCGCCACCGGCTCCACGGCCGCTCTGATGGACACCCATCTGAAGATGGACCCCGGCAACGACATCGGCGGCTTCGCCTACATGACGTCGAAACGCCTTCTGTCCCAATACGCACACGATCTCGCCACCGAGCTGTCGCCACGCGGTATCCGTCTCAACGTGGTGCACCCGACCAACGTCAACACCGCGATGTTGCAGAGCCCGCCGATGTACAAGTCGTTCCGACCGGACCTGCCGAATCCGACGCGCGAGGACGCCGAGCCGGTCTTCGGTGTCCAGCAGGCCATGAAGGTCAACTTCGTCGAACCCGAGGACATCAGCAACGCCATCCTGTGGCTGGTCTCGGACGAGGCTCGCTACATCACCGGCACCCAGCTGCGAGTCGACGCCGGCGGCTACCTCAAGTGGTACGACTACCACGTCTGA
- a CDS encoding ferredoxin → MKVWVDGQRCQGHTLCAMIAPDAFVLNDIDGTSSPVHDVVAPGLEDAVREAAQSCPEQAITIEE, encoded by the coding sequence GTGAAGGTTTGGGTTGACGGGCAGCGCTGCCAGGGACACACGTTGTGCGCGATGATCGCGCCGGATGCGTTCGTACTCAACGACATCGACGGTACGTCGTCACCGGTTCACGACGTCGTGGCGCCGGGGCTCGAAGACGCGGTCCGCGAGGCTGCGCAGTCCTGCCCCGAACAGGCCATCACGATCGAAGAGTAG
- a CDS encoding cytochrome P450 yields the protein MSVQDERKKDTFHFDRHTPEYRLQFEQITEEMQAQCPVAWTDTYNGHWVAADSKHVFELARCPAVSNHHDVSGDTPFQGITIPKASRASAVRGGILEMDEPEHSTYRGALNPYLSPAAIKRWEPFVDEITRAALDEHIESGRIDFVEHLANVVPAVFTLAMMGIELKKWNVYSEPTHASVYTPEHAPEREKINEQHRAMGIDIINNMMEIRQNPRPGLVNAMLQLRIDGEPAPDLEILGNLGLIIGGGFDTTTALTAHALEWLGEHPDERARLSRDRATLLNPATEEFLRFFTPAPGDGRTFSDDVEVEGHRFKRYERLWLSWAMANRDPAVFEKPNELIMDRKGNRHFSFGIGVHRCVGSNVARTVFKSMLTAVLDRMPDYVCDPEGTVHYDSIGVIQGMRNLPAHFTPGKRLGTGLDETLEKLQRICNEQELARPITERKEAAVI from the coding sequence TTGAGCGTCCAAGACGAGCGCAAGAAGGACACCTTCCACTTCGACAGGCACACCCCGGAATACCGGCTGCAGTTCGAGCAGATCACCGAGGAGATGCAGGCACAGTGCCCGGTGGCCTGGACGGACACCTACAACGGTCACTGGGTCGCCGCCGACAGCAAGCATGTCTTCGAGTTGGCGCGCTGCCCCGCCGTGTCCAACCACCACGACGTCAGCGGAGATACGCCGTTCCAGGGCATCACCATTCCGAAGGCGAGCCGCGCCAGCGCCGTCCGGGGCGGCATCCTCGAGATGGACGAGCCCGAACACAGCACCTACCGCGGTGCGCTGAACCCCTATCTCTCCCCCGCCGCGATCAAGCGCTGGGAGCCGTTCGTCGACGAGATCACCCGCGCCGCATTGGATGAACACATCGAGTCGGGCCGCATCGACTTCGTCGAGCATCTCGCCAACGTGGTGCCCGCCGTGTTCACACTGGCGATGATGGGCATCGAGCTGAAGAAGTGGAACGTCTACAGCGAGCCCACCCACGCGTCGGTGTACACCCCCGAGCACGCGCCCGAACGCGAGAAGATCAACGAACAGCACCGCGCGATGGGCATCGACATCATCAACAACATGATGGAGATCCGGCAGAATCCGCGGCCCGGGCTGGTGAATGCGATGCTGCAGTTGCGGATCGACGGTGAACCGGCGCCCGACCTGGAAATCCTGGGCAATCTGGGGCTCATCATCGGCGGCGGCTTCGACACCACGACCGCGCTCACCGCCCATGCCCTGGAATGGCTCGGGGAACACCCCGACGAGCGGGCACGACTCAGCCGCGACCGGGCCACTCTGCTCAATCCCGCCACCGAGGAGTTCCTCCGCTTCTTCACCCCCGCCCCCGGCGACGGCCGCACGTTCTCCGACGACGTCGAGGTCGAAGGTCATCGGTTCAAGCGGTACGAGCGGCTGTGGCTGTCGTGGGCGATGGCGAACCGCGACCCCGCGGTGTTCGAAAAGCCCAACGAGCTGATCATGGACCGGAAAGGCAACCGGCACTTCAGCTTCGGCATCGGCGTGCACCGCTGCGTCGGATCCAACGTGGCCCGCACGGTGTTCAAGTCCATGCTGACGGCGGTCCTGGACCGGATGCCCGACTACGTGTGCGACCCCGAGGGCACGGTGCACTACGACAGCATCGGCGTCATCCAGGGCATGCGAAATCTGCCGGCGCACTTCACCCCGGGCAAGCGCCTGGGCACCGGCCTGGACGAGACGCTGGAGAAGTTGCAGCGCATCTGTAACGAGCAGGAGCTGGCCCGCCCCATCACCGAGCGCAAGGAAGCGGCCGTCATCTAG
- a CDS encoding MerR family transcriptional regulator, which yields MDGLTVGEVAQRFGITVRTLHHYDDIGLLTPSRRGASGYRVYTPADLTRLSQIIVYRRLEFPLEEIASLLDEGDEVSHLIRQRERVMTQLDEMKALVEAIDQALEKAMTNTPMTDDDMRELFGDGFDDYQAEAEEKWGETPEWKESQRRAKSYGKEDWVQIKAEGEAVEKALSDAFRAGLPPDSVEAMDAAEQHRRHVNRWFYDCPPAFHRNLGDMYVSDPRYVATYDESFGLPGLAAYCRAAIHANADRTGN from the coding sequence GTGGACGGACTCACCGTGGGCGAAGTCGCGCAGCGCTTCGGCATCACGGTCCGGACGCTCCACCACTATGACGACATCGGGTTGTTGACCCCGAGCCGGCGCGGCGCCTCGGGGTACCGGGTGTACACGCCGGCCGATCTGACGCGCTTGTCGCAGATCATCGTCTACCGCAGGCTCGAGTTCCCTCTCGAGGAGATCGCGAGCCTGCTGGATGAGGGCGACGAGGTCAGCCACCTGATTCGGCAGCGCGAACGCGTCATGACCCAACTCGACGAGATGAAAGCACTCGTCGAGGCCATCGATCAGGCATTGGAGAAGGCGATGACGAACACCCCCATGACGGACGACGACATGCGCGAGCTCTTCGGGGACGGGTTCGACGACTATCAGGCGGAAGCCGAGGAGAAGTGGGGCGAAACGCCGGAGTGGAAGGAATCGCAGCGCCGGGCGAAGTCCTACGGCAAAGAGGACTGGGTACAGATCAAGGCCGAGGGCGAGGCCGTCGAGAAGGCGTTGTCCGATGCTTTTCGCGCCGGGCTCCCGCCCGACTCGGTCGAGGCGATGGATGCGGCCGAGCAGCACCGGCGCCACGTGAACCGGTGGTTCTACGACTGCCCGCCGGCCTTCCACCGCAATCTGGGCGACATGTATGTCAGCGACCCGCGGTACGTCGCGACCTACGACGAATCATTCGGGCTCCCAGGCCTTGCGGCCTACTGCCGCGCGGCCATCCACGCGAACGCGGACCGAACCGGCAACTGA
- a CDS encoding acyl-CoA dehydrogenase family protein, producing MQLSYDADVEAFRAEFAAFLDEHLPTETDTLERPRSVSHMPQWARDWQRLLFDNGWLLPAQPPEFGGRNATVVQQFVHLDELCRRRIYHSFNPQGVNIIAASLLTFGTEEQKHRWAVPVLRGEKTASLGMSEPSAGSDLASLRTRAVRDGDHFVVNGQKVWTSGAHDADFLLTFVRTDPDAPKHKGISVLIIPTDTPGVVCRPFADLCSEENLDFNEVFFTDARVPAENLVGPLNGGWGVANGSLGHERTMMWLGFADRIANMIADFRPRTALERDQYATTIMDYHALRAMGSAALARASRGEMDTQSVSVLKLLGSEAERTALENALSAAGIEGLNHPATSGRYEHMNLDHYFVSWFERYARSFGGTIAGGTSEIQRNIIAQHVLGLPRAR from the coding sequence GTGCAACTCTCGTATGACGCCGACGTCGAAGCATTCCGCGCCGAGTTCGCGGCGTTCCTCGACGAGCATCTGCCCACGGAGACAGACACTTTGGAGCGGCCCCGGTCGGTGTCGCACATGCCGCAGTGGGCGCGTGACTGGCAACGGCTGCTGTTCGACAACGGCTGGCTGCTGCCCGCCCAGCCGCCGGAGTTCGGCGGCCGCAACGCCACCGTGGTGCAGCAGTTCGTCCATCTCGATGAGCTGTGCCGCCGCCGGATTTACCACAGCTTCAACCCACAGGGCGTGAACATCATTGCGGCATCGCTGCTCACGTTCGGCACCGAGGAGCAGAAGCATCGCTGGGCGGTGCCGGTGCTCCGGGGCGAGAAGACCGCGTCGCTCGGCATGAGCGAACCCAGCGCCGGGTCCGATTTGGCGTCATTGCGCACCCGCGCGGTGCGCGATGGTGACCATTTCGTCGTCAACGGTCAGAAGGTCTGGACGTCGGGCGCACATGACGCCGACTTCCTGCTGACGTTCGTCCGCACCGACCCGGATGCGCCAAAGCACAAGGGCATCAGTGTGCTCATCATCCCGACCGATACACCCGGCGTGGTGTGCCGTCCGTTCGCGGACCTGTGCAGTGAAGAGAACCTGGACTTCAACGAGGTGTTCTTCACGGACGCAAGGGTTCCCGCGGAGAACCTGGTCGGTCCGCTCAACGGTGGCTGGGGTGTCGCGAACGGCTCACTCGGTCACGAACGCACCATGATGTGGCTGGGTTTCGCCGACCGGATCGCCAACATGATCGCGGACTTCCGGCCGCGCACGGCACTCGAGCGCGACCAGTACGCCACGACCATCATGGATTACCACGCCCTGCGCGCCATGGGATCCGCGGCGCTGGCCCGGGCCTCGCGCGGCGAGATGGACACCCAGTCGGTGTCGGTGCTCAAACTCCTGGGGTCGGAGGCCGAGCGCACCGCACTCGAAAATGCGTTGTCCGCGGCGGGAATCGAGGGGCTCAACCACCCCGCGACGTCGGGGCGGTATGAGCACATGAACCTCGACCACTACTTCGTCAGCTGGTTCGAACGCTATGCCCGCAGTTTCGGCGGCACCATCGCCGGCGGCACCTCCGAAATTCAGCGCAACATCATCGCCCAGCACGTGCTGGGCCTGCCGCGAGCCCGCTGA
- a CDS encoding acyl-CoA dehydrogenase family protein, which produces MLLEFDADQRLWQETVRDAVTKQCPATLIRDIAERDADPAPLWGTWVDAGWTEMADPDNAVELAIVLEELGRATDPTPFLATMTQFAPLAGDRFDPQHAGAAVYQGVSARRDGSGWALDGTARYVLDGDRAESVAVVTAAGVFLVDARAVRVRRDLVFDPVLHIADLSFEGVRVPDSARLGTDAGRARHVALTGMAITMVGACQRILDLVLEYVKERHQFGVPIGSFQAIQHKAADMHVAIERARALSYFAALTISVDDPRRRLAAAMAKASAGECQALVFRQGLQSFGAMGFTWENDLQFALKRAKAGELMLGGAAEHRAMIAEEYRATLV; this is translated from the coding sequence ATGCTTTTGGAGTTCGACGCTGATCAGCGGTTATGGCAGGAGACGGTCCGCGATGCCGTCACCAAGCAGTGTCCAGCCACCCTGATTCGGGACATTGCAGAGAGGGACGCCGACCCGGCTCCGCTCTGGGGAACGTGGGTCGATGCCGGTTGGACCGAGATGGCCGACCCGGATAACGCCGTCGAATTGGCGATCGTGCTCGAGGAACTGGGCCGCGCGACGGACCCGACGCCGTTCCTGGCCACGATGACCCAGTTCGCGCCGCTGGCCGGTGACCGATTCGATCCGCAGCACGCGGGTGCCGCTGTCTACCAAGGAGTTTCGGCGCGCCGGGACGGCAGCGGCTGGGCGCTGGACGGGACCGCGCGTTACGTGCTCGACGGCGACCGCGCCGAAAGCGTCGCCGTGGTGACCGCGGCCGGCGTCTTCCTCGTCGACGCACGGGCGGTGAGGGTCCGGCGGGACCTGGTGTTCGACCCGGTGCTGCACATCGCGGACCTGTCGTTCGAGGGGGTTCGAGTACCCGATTCGGCACGCCTCGGCACCGACGCCGGACGGGCCCGTCACGTCGCACTGACCGGCATGGCGATCACCATGGTCGGAGCGTGCCAGCGCATCCTCGACCTGGTGTTGGAGTACGTGAAGGAACGCCATCAGTTCGGTGTCCCGATCGGCTCATTCCAGGCCATCCAGCACAAGGCGGCTGACATGCACGTCGCCATCGAGCGGGCCCGGGCGCTGTCCTATTTCGCCGCGCTGACCATCAGCGTCGACGACCCGCGCCGGCGCCTGGCCGCAGCGATGGCCAAGGCATCGGCGGGAGAGTGCCAGGCCCTGGTGTTCCGGCAGGGGCTGCAGTCGTTCGGCGCCATGGGATTCACCTGGGAGAACGACCTGCAGTTCGCGCTCAAGCGCGCCAAGGCCGGCGAACTGATGCTCGGCGGCGCCGCAGAACACCGCGCGATGATCGCAGAGGAGTACCGTGCAACTCTCGTATGA